The genome window tctcgtccaccgggttgaactccaacgtgcaggctctgagccggggggcaacaagaattgctaccccagcccgtcgcctctcactgccggcaacgccagagtagaAGAGAGTCCAATTTTTTAGTTGTtgtaaaattttgaatttttttgagtaaaattatgacttttgtcatcattttcccaagtaaaaaagttctgattattataatgttgccaacattttaaagttttcttataaaatagtgacttttgtcgagtaaaattacgactcttttcataaaattgccaacattttaggcttttctagtaaaattgcgactgtttattgagtaaaattccaactttgatcataatattgcacaaattatatttcttgtgaaattccaactcgtttttcacaacaagcttttttatatgtgcatagtttgtatttattattcatgttgtaaataccagaggtgtggactcgagtcacatgacttggactcgagtcagactcgagtcatgaatttgatgactttagactcgacttgacaaaatgtaaaaagacttgcaactcgacttcgactttaacatcaatgacttgtgacttcacttggacttgagccttttgaattgacatgacttgacatgacttgctactttccccaaaacccaaagatgaaaaagttattcgggagcgctccgtatttttcattgtgtacttgtctatcagcgttgcgtgtgtcagctggtgtgctctcagtacaacagccaatcaaattagatctactttgttttcatcacacagcattcatccaatcaaattgcaggaagaagacatgtccaaaccacacgccagtgaacaaaaaatgatacctaaaataattttgtttgggtataaaaattacgaggtggtcgacacaaaacggtttgcagtatgcaacacatgcggttccaaaatgactgatggagaggcaacaacttccaacttcgtccggcatttgaagttgcacaaagaagggtaagttttgaatgtaagataacgtttattggctaagtaacgtgacttttatttgctgtgtagttaaatcagtgaggctgtaaactcactgctaacgttataacgttattgcaaacacgggaatctgttgcagttcactaccttattcatactttttgttcagtgatttttttttaagcagggttacgttagtcaatatatcacacgtaacgttagacggcggtcagcagcaccgcgtattttagccacctaaaaaaagacaaaaatagtaaaataaaggtcagttaaaatgtatactatattatgaatatgtgtaccgttttagctagctttctgacatactgttggttgtttacctcagtggtccccaaccaccgggccacggcccggtactggtccgtggatcgattggtatcgggccgcacaagaaataattttttctttttttaattaaatcaacataaaaaacacaagatacacttacaagtagtgcaccaacccaaaacaactctctccccccttttgttctgggcattgaacatgaagactcttccttcactgttccgagtggccatgagagtcttggcagtgcctgcctccagtgctccagtggagcgagttttcagccatggtggcatcatactacgcccccatcgtgcacaaatgactgacagactcttggctaatttggtcttttgcaaatgcaatgcagcatagggccctgacatataaaaagtacaacttttttgttatgttcacgtatatgtcatgttttttcaatgttaacacttttgtacaaataagtacatttgcactttatttttcaatgtgtttgttctgtaaaggaatgagttaatgtttaaaatgactggttaatagtgctattataaagtgcaatgtcagcacaattttctttcctgcaatttaaaatgcacttgttttaataaataaatacagcgtttgaaaagcatacacaatctgtgttaatatattagtctgtggttaaaaggacttgaaaggactcgaaactcaaaatgcaggacttaggacttgacttgagactttccagtcttgactttggacttgactcggggcttgcctgtcttgactcgggacttgactcggacttgagggcaaagacttgagacttacttgtgacttgcaaaacaatgacttggtcccacctctggtaaatacacttctttatatatctagaaaggctgctcCTAAACAGGGAGCCatttttctcacgtctcaagaaggtaacaaatacaagagtgtgtgtgtgtgtgtgtgtgtgtgtgtgtgtgtgtgtgtgtgtgtgtgtgtgtgtgtgtgtgtgtgtgtgtgtgtgtgagactcacTGATCTCCAGCTGTCTCTGGATGCGGTCCTTGCAGCGGTCGCGGTACTTGGACTGCGTGGTGTTGTACTCCGTCATCACCTCCACAAACTTGCGGGACAGCGTGGAATGCTGCAGGACGACACACCTGGTCAGGTACGTGCACGCGCTCACCTGCTCGTGCACGTGCACCACCTCGGCGACAACTCACCTGCGTCTTGCGGATCCTGAGGTCCGCCGAAGATCTGTTGAGGCCTTCTTCCTGCTCGATGCTTTGCTCGATTGCTGCGGGAGGACAGGcgtgtgcttttattgtgaaaaaccaAACACAGACTTGTCACTTCCCGGAGAGAAATTACCTTTTAGTTTTGAACGAACTTTATTGGCCGTCTTCTTGATGTCAGCTGTGAGATCCTCCaactcctgtttggtctctgcaAAGGTGACAATGCTTACTTCCTGTCGGTGTGGCATTAGCCACGTGCTAATTAGCATTAGCCACATGTTAATCAGCATTATACACGTGCTAATTAGCATTAGCCACATGCTAATTAGCATTAGCCACATGTTAATCAGCATTATACACGTGCTAATTAGCATTAGCCACATGCTAATTAGCATTAGCCACATGTTAATCAGCATTATACATGTGCTAATTAGCATTAGCCACATGCTAATTAGCATTAGCCACATGTTAATCAGCATTATACATGTGCTAATTAGCATAAGCCACACGAATGTGTATGTAAACAATTGGAAATAAACATTATTAAgcagtgctgtgtgtgtgtgtgtgtgtgtgtgtgtgtgtgtgtgtgtgtgtgtgcgtgtgtgtgtgtgtacgctgcAGTCGTTGAGATTTATGACAACTGCAGAGCCGTTGAGACGCTGCAATCAGCGTTTTCTAACACCTTGATCGTTCTCTCCGTGCTTTGTTTGCATATCACCTGTATTTCACTTccagattttcaaagtaaaacgtcTTTGATCTGGAAACATTGTTGATCGGCGAGAGGAGACACAAGCAAGTTTGACGGGAGCACTCCCTTGCGGCGGCAGAAGCAGACGACTCGCCAGGTCAGCATGCAGCATGCAAACGCAAAGATGGCGGACAGGAAGTGAGAGAGAAGGAATGACGGGAGAGAGAAAAAGAGGCGTGGTTACGCGGCAAGATGACGTGAGGacgaaagaaaagaaaagaggacAAGATGGCCGTCATGGAGGACCTGACTGGGCGCCGTCAAGCAGTCAGGAAGTGGACACGAGTGCGCCTGTCGTACTTGTCCTCCGCACCAGTCGGGAGAAACAGGAAGTGATGTGTGTGACGCCAAAACATGGAACACACAACCACCGGGACACGCTTTCTATGGTGGAGTGGACCACCAACACTTCTCACTCTCTTGGCAAGGGCTTTTTGCTGGGACACGGAGCAAAGACTTGGAGCAAAGACACGGAGCAAGGACACGGCCAAAAGACCCGGAGCAAGGACACGAAGCAAAGACACAGAGCGAGGACCCAGAGAAAGGACACGGAGAAAAGACACGGAGCAAAGACACGGAGTAAGGACACGGAGAAAAAGACCCGGAGCAAAGACACGAAGCGAGGACACACACAAAGGACAAGGAGAAAAGACACGGAGCAAGGACACGGAGTAATGACACGGAGCAAAGACTTGGAGCAAGGACATTTGAGAAAAGACACGGAGCAAGGACACAGAGAAAGGACACGGAGCAAAGACTTAAAGCAAAGACACGGCGCAAGGACACAGAGAAAGGACAGAGAGCAAAAGACCCGGAGCAAAGACACGGAGCAAGGACACAGAGAAAGGACACAAAGAAAAGACACGGAGCAAGGACACAGAGCAAAGACACGAGGTTATGACACGGAGCAAAGACTTAGAGCAAAGACACGGAGCAAGGACAAGGAGCAAGGACACGGCCAAAAGACCCGGAGCAAAGACACGGAGCGAGGACACAGAGAAAGGACACAGAGAAAAGACATGGAGCAAGGACACAGAGCAAAGACACGGAGCAAGGACACGGCCAAAAGACCTGGAGCAAAGACACGGAATGAGGACACAGAGAAAGGACACGGAGAAAAGACACGGAGCAAGGACACAGTGCAAAGACACGGAGTAATGACACGGAGCAAAGACTTAGAGCAAAGACACGGAGCAAGGACACAGAGAAAGGACACAGAGAAAAGACACGGAGCAAGGACATGGAGAGAGGACACGGAGAAAAGACACGGAGCAAGGACACAGAGAAAGGACACAGAGAAAAGACACGGAGCAAAGACATGGAGCAAGGACACAGAGCAAAGACACGGAGCAAGGACACGGCCAAAAGACCCGGAGCAAAGACACGGAATGAGGACACAGAGAAAGGACACGGAGAAAAGACACGGAGCAAGGACACAGAGAAAGGACACAGAGAAAAGACACGGAGCAAGGACATGGAGCAAGGACACAGAACAAAGACACGGAGCAAGGACACGGCCAAAAGACCTGGAGCAAAGACACGGAGCAAGGACACAGAGAAAAAACACAGAGAAAAGACACGGAGCAAGGACACGGAGAAAAGACACGAAGAAAAGACACGGAGTAATGACACGGAGCAAAGACTTAGAGCAAAGACACGGAGCAAGGACACGGCCAAAAGACCTGGAGCAAAGACATGGAGCAAGGACACAGAGAAAGGACACAGAGAAAAGACATGGAGCAAGGACACAGAGCAAGGACACAGAGCAAGGACACGGAGCAAGGACATTTGAGAAAAGACACGGAGCAAGGACACAAATTAAAGACATAAAATAAAGACACGAAGTCAAGACAaggagtaaaaataagaataatagtgttgataatacacaataaataataagTGATGGAAGTTATGAATCttattaatatgacagttataattaTGATGTTTTAATAATGATGACGATATTATTGAATGAATAAGAAAGTTATATTTATGATGgactaataatgatgatgatatgaatgaatgaataagagAGTTATATTTATGATGTACTAATAATGATGAATGAATAAGAGAGTTATATTTCTGAtgttataataatgatgatgatgatatgaatgaatgaataagagttaataatgatgatgatgatatgaatgaatgaataagagTTATATGGACTTACTTTCATCAGGGTTGGGTGCGGCCAAGATGGCGCTGTGCTGCTTCTTCACCTGCTCCACATCTTCAGACAACTTCTCTATGCATCCTCGTATCTCCTCCACCtgagcacacaggaagtgatgtcatcctgACACCCCGCTGGACAGGAAGTTGCTGCTGACTGACGCCATGTTGGAACTTCAGGCACGTGCACGTCACATGCActgggagggggcggggcttcacCGCCACAAAACCATCTTCATcttgtagagtgtgtgtgtgtgtgtgtgtgtgtgtgtaagtgtgtgtgtgtgtgtgtaagtatgtgcatgtaagtgtgtgtgtgtgtgtgtgtgtgtgtgtgtgtgtgtaagtgtgtgtaagtgtgtgtgtgtgtgtgtgtaagtgtgtgtgtgtgtgtgtgtctgtgtctgtgtgtgtgtgtgtgtgtgtgtgtgtgtgtgtgtgtgtgtgtgtgtgtgtgtgtgtaagtgtgtgtgtgtgtgtgtgtgtgtaagtgtgtgtgtgtgtgtgtgtgtgtgagtgattagatgtgaccaattgaagtgtaagactagatctgtatgtatgtatgactgaactaatgtacatatgtattatatgcatgtatgtatgtatgtatgtatatatgtatgtacgtacataggtatgtatatacagattcatgtatgtatgtatcatgtatgtatgtatgtatgtaataatgtatgtaatgttgtatgtatgtacatatgtacgtgtgtatgtatatactgtatgtatgtacgcaTGAACGAACGTATGTACGTACAAATGtattatatgtatgtctgtatgtatgcatgtataatatttgtatgtatgtatgcaggtatgatgtacgtacgtatgtatgtatgtatgtatgtatgcaggtatgatgtacgtacgtatgtatgtatgtatgtatgcatgtatgataTTTGTACGTATGAATGTACatggatgtatgtgtatgtacgcatatatgtatgtacatgtgaatgtatgtacgtacgtgtgtatgtatatatgtatgtacgtatgtatgtttgtatgtacagtatgtatgtacgtatgtatgtttgtatgtacagtatgtatgtaggtaaagtatgtatgtaggtaatgtatatatgtacgtaggtatgtatataagtatgcatgtatgtatgtacgtatatatgtatgtatatgtatgtatctatgtaacaatgtatgtatgtacatatatacctatataagtatgtgtgtatggatgtatgtttgtgtgtacagtatgtatgtacgtctatatgtatgtgtatggaagtatctatgtaaatatgtatgtaatgatataagtatgtgtgtatgtatgtactgtatgtacttgtatatgtatgtatctatatatatatatatatatatgtatgtatgtactgtatgtatgtatgtatgtatttgtgtgttttacctgctcaaAGAACTCATCCATGAAGTGATCACGGTCCACTTGCACCACCTCCTCGTCATCGTCACTGTCTTTAGCctgtcaacacaacacacaacattacacacacaacacacattacgccacacaacacacacaattaCACCCTTTACACACACAAcattacacacacaacacaacatgacacaCCCACAACACACAACATTACACAGACAACATTACTCCACACAACATTGCACACACAATCGTAAACACACCAccttacacacacaacacacaacattAGACACAACATTACACACAACACAAAACATTTCACCTACAACATTACACAGACAACATTACTACACACAACATTGCACACACGATAGTAAACACACAAccttacacacacaacacacaacattACACACAACACAAAACATTTCACCTACAACATTACACAgacaaaattccacacacaactTGACGACATGCATGACATACTATACATGACCTTTTGCACTATactcatttatattattattatgtgttgtcaactttgtacttttttgttattgcctgaaataagtaaataaatgaaaaaatgaaacAATGAAAAACTCACAAcattaacccctaaccctaacccctaaccctaaccttaaaaaaaaacaaaaaaaaacattacacacattacacagacaacattacacacacaacattacacacacaacacacaacaaaTCTACAGACAACATTACTCACACAAcattacacacacaacacaaaacaTTTCATCTACAACATTACACAGACAACATTACACAGGCAACACACAACATTACACACACAACATTACACACGCAACGCACAACATTACACAGACAACAATACACACTCAACGTTACACACGTGACAcacaacattacacacacacagcattACACAGACAACACACAATATTACACAGACAACATTACTCACGCAAAACACATTACACAACCAACattacacacacattacacacacaacacacaacgtTACAGACACAACGTTAAAACACAACATTACTCacacaacatcacacacacacacacacacacacacacacacacacacacacacacacacacacacacacacacttcctgaaTGACCCGCCCACAACAACATGTGACCAATAAGTCAGAGAAAGCTTGAGGAGCAACACATGTGGTCACAGCTGATAAggccaggaacacacacacacacacacacacacacacacacacacacacacacacacacacacacacacacgcacgcacacacagagacagtGCCCTTCAAAGTAAAAGCCTGTGGAAAGAGACAAGAGACATTTACAGTCGTGACTGTTTGCACTTCCTGTGTGCACACATGAAAGTACATTATATTGTTATTTTACATCATATTATGATGTATATTAGATCATATATGAtctaatatacattatatatgatctaatatacatcatatatgatgtatattagatcatatataatgtatattagatcatatatgatgtatattagatcatatattatgtatattagaTCATATTATGATGTATATTAGATCATATATGATGTATATTAGATCATATTATGATGTATATTAGATCATATATGGTGTATATTAGATCATATATGATGTATATTAGATCATATATGATGTATATTAGATCATATTATGATGTATATTAGATCATATATGATGTATATTAGATACAAAGATAAAGATagagtggggtgggggaggggcagGATATTATTTCCTAAATAATGTCTCTCCTCTCCTTATTTCCTTTCcttgttttctttccttccttGCTGTGATGTCATGCAGAATATCAGGAAGTTGTCAcagaattgtgtgtgtgtgtgtgtgtgtgtgtgtgtgtgtgtgtgtgtgtgtgtgtgtgtgtgtgtgtgtgtgtgtgtgtgtgtgtgtgtgtgtgtgtgtgtgtgtgtgtgtgtgtgtgtgtgtgtgtgtgtgtgaatgcctaTGGGCACACTCCAGTCAAGTGAAGGGCAAAGCAGCCATCACGAGGTCacttttactttcactttcacttgctGGTATGATTCTCTTTTCACTTCCTGTGTGTCTTttgtcctctctctctctctctctctctctctctctctctctctctctctctctctctctctctctctctctctctctctctctctctctctctctctctctctctctctctctctctctctctctctctctctctctctctctctctctctctctctctcacacacacacacacacacacacacacacacacacacacacacacacacacacacacacacacacacacacacacacacacacacacacacagttggtaCAACATGTAACTGCTAGACTTTTGAATAGTATGTTTATATACACCTTTATACATACCTGTGTGTATCCCTTCGATACACCTGTGTGTATACCCGTGTATATAAACAGGtatatatttctgtatatatctgtgtatatacctgagtgtatatttgtgtatatacttGCATATATACCTGtctatatacctgtgtatatacctgtgtatatacctgtgtgtatacctgtgtgtatacctgtgtatatacctgtgtgtatacctgtgtgtatacctgtgtatatacctgtgtgtatagttgtgtatatacttatatacacagtatatatatttatatacacacagtatatatatatatatatactgtgtgtatatatatatactatatatatatgtacagtacatatatatactctgtgtgtatatatatatactgtgtgtatatatatatatatatatatatatatatatatatatatatatatatatatatatatacacacagtatatatatatatatatacacacacagtatatatatatactatgtgtatatatatactgtgtgtatatatatatacacacacagtatatatatatatatactgtgtgtgtgtatatatatatacacacagtatatatatatatatactgtgtgtatatatatatacacacacagtatatatatatatatatatactgtgtgtgtgtatatatatatacacacagtatatatatatatatatatatatatatatatatatatatacacacagtatatatatactgtgtgtatatatatatatatatacacacacacagtatatatatatacacacagtatatatatatatatacacacagtatatgtatatatactgtgtgtgtatatatatatacacacagtatatatatatatatatatacacacagtatatatatatatatactatgtgtatatatatatatactgtgtgtgtgtgtatatatatacacacagtatatatatatactatgtgtatatatatatactgtgtgtatatatatatacacacacagtatatatatatatatatatatatatacacacagtatatatatatatactgtgtgtatatat of Nerophis lumbriciformis linkage group LG22, RoL_Nlum_v2.1, whole genome shotgun sequence contains these proteins:
- the stx1b gene encoding syntaxin-1B encodes the protein MKDRTAELRSAKDSDDDEEVVQVDRDHFMDEFFEQVEEIRGCIEKLSEDVEQVKKQHSAILAAPNPDEKTKQELEDLTADIKKTANKVRSKLKAIEQSIEQEEGLNRSSADLRIRKTQHSTLSRKFVEVMTEYNTTQSKYRDRCKDRIQRQLEITGRTTTNEELEDMLESGKLAIFTDDIKMDSQMTKQALNEIETRHTEIIKLENSIRELHDMFVDMAMLVESQGEMIDRIEYNVEHSVDYVERAVSDTKKAVKYQSQARKKKIMIIICCVILGVVLASTIGGTLGF